The DNA window CGATAAAACCGACACGCGAGCCGGTGCGGACGCCCGGCTCGCACGACAAAGAAGAGGTTGATCTCGGCCATGGCCGTCGTCACCATGAAGCAGCTGCTCGACAGCGGCGTGCACTTCGGGCACCAGACCCGTCGGTGGAACCCGAAGATGAAGCGCTACATCCTCACCGAGCGCAACGGCATCTACATCATCGACCTGCAGCAGACGCTGACCTACATCGACCGTGCGTACGAGTTCATCAAGGAGACCGTCGCGCACGGCGGCACCATCATGTTCGTCGGCACCAAGAAGCAGGCGCAGGAGGCCATCGCGAGCGAGGCACTCCGCGTGGGCATGCCCTACGTGAACCAGCGCTGGCTCGGTGGCATGCTGACCAACTTCCAGACGGTGCACAAGCGGCTCCAGCGCCTCAAGGAGCTCGAGTCGCAGGAGCAGACCGGCGGTTTCGTCGGGCTGACCAAGCGCGAGATCCTGACGCTGACCCGCGAGAAGGACAAGCTGGAGAAGAC is part of the Amycolatopsis sp. CA-230715 genome and encodes:
- the rpsB gene encoding 30S ribosomal protein S2, encoding MAVVTMKQLLDSGVHFGHQTRRWNPKMKRYILTERNGIYIIDLQQTLTYIDRAYEFIKETVAHGGTIMFVGTKKQAQEAIASEALRVGMPYVNQRWLGGMLTNFQTVHKRLQRLKELESQEQTGGFVGLTKREILTLTREKDKLEKTLGGIRDMSKVPSAVWIVDTKKEHIAVGEARKLNIPVVAILDTNCDPDEVDYPIPGNDDAIRSAALLTKVVAEAAAAGLLARSGRNGSAVEGADKPEPGVASDEPLAEWEMEVLAGSEAAAGDAEKAADKVESATEQTTSA